A region of the Bacteroidota bacterium genome:
AAAGTTATTTACGATGCCTGCCACGCGTTTAACGTGCGGGTGGATAATGAGAGCGTGCTGAACTTTGGCGATTTATCTGTGCTCAGCTTTCATGCAACAAAGATATTTACCACGCTGGAAGGCGGCGCGATCATTACCAACGACGCCAAGCTGAAAACCCGTATTGACTATCTGAAGAACTTTGGCATAGCCAATGAGACAACCGTTATGGCGCCGGGGATCAACGGGAAGATGAATGAGGTGCAGGCGGCGTTTGGGTTGTTGCAGTTGCAATATGTGGAAGAGAACATCCAGAAAAGAAAAGAGATTACAGACCGGTATCGGACGCAGCTTGCCGGCGTATCCGGGCTGACCTTCCTCGAAGATATACCAGACGTCCAGCACAACTACAGCTATTTCCCGATTTTTATCGACGAAGAAAAATTTGGATTTTCACGCGATAATGTGTTTGATGTATTCAGGGAGAAAAACATTATCTGCCGGCGATATTTCTATCCATTGATCAGTCATTTTTCAATGTACCGAAATCTGCCGTCCGCCAAACATTTACCTGCTGCAGAAATAGCCGCAGCGCAGATCATATGTTTGCCTTTGTACCCTGATCTTGAATTAAGTGTTGTGGATCAGATTTGTGACGTGATACAACACTTTGAATCGTTGCGTGATGAACTCGCTTTGGTTGCCTGATGAACATACAAGGAAAAAAAGTACTGCTGCGTGCCATCGAAGAGTCTGATTTGGAATCATTGCACCGTTGGGCAAATGATCCTGCGATCTGGCCCCTGCTGGCGGGCTGGCATTTCCCTACGTCCATGCAGGACCAGCGGAAATGGTACGCCTCCCTTTCTGTCCAGTCGCTGCATCAACGCTTTGCTATTCAGGCACCCGACGTTGGGCTGATTGGTACAGCCAACCTCGTAGACATCAACTGGAAAGATCGCAATGCCTTTCATGGCATGCTGCTCGGTGATGTAGACATCCGGGGGAAAGGCTATGGTAAAGATACCATTATGACCGTAATGCGCTATGCTTTTGAGGAGTTGGGCCTGGAGCGGCTCGATGGCTCGATGATCGAATACAACGAAGCTTCCCTCGCCGTCTATATTCGCAAATGCGGGTGGAAGGAGGAAGGCCGGCAGCGCAACTACTATTTCCGGAAAAACAGGTATTGGGATAAAGTTATTGTCGGCGTGACGCGCGCAGATTACTTTGCGCTTGTCGAAGAAAACGGGTACTGGGAAGACGCAGGCTGAGCCGGCGTTTGAAACAGCAATTCACATGCCTTACCCCGGCATATAGCAGACGGATACTGTCTGCCTGCTGCACATGCTTTCATTTCGCAAAGGCGGATTCCCGCCATAATGTTCAGGATTATTCGTGGCGTTGCAAGGAAAACACATCGTAGTGCCTGGCGGTGCCGGCTATATCGGCGCAGTGCTGGTGCCACATCTCGTATCGCATGGGTATCGTGTTACCGTTGTCGATACTGCTGAGAGCGGGGTCGAGGACTTTTATGGGCATAGGGGGTGGCATACATCCTGTTGCAGCTGATATCCGCGATGTCGATGCAATGGCGCGTTGCCTCCAGGATGCTGACGCAGTGATTTATCTGGCTGGCGTCTCTGATGGACGGGCAGGCAAAGCCAACCCGGCGCTCACCTTGGATGTGAACGTGCGCGGGTTTGAGCGCTTTGTTGATGTTGTAAAAGACAGCCCGTGTCGGCGTTTCCTGTTTGCGTCTACTTTTGGCGTATATGGTTACAGCTACACAACACAGCTGGTTGAATCGATGCCGCCAGATCCGCAAGAGCCGTATTCGCTTTCAAAATGGAAAGCAGAGCAGATACTGGCAGAAATAAAGACGGATCAATTAACCATTACCTCTCTGCGGTTGGCGATGGTGTTTGGATATTCTCCGCGGATGCGCAACGCGTTTATCGTCAACCATATGATCGATCAGGCCCTCAGCACCGGGCAAATAGATGTGATGGGAGGGCGCCAGGTTCGGCCACAACTCTATATCAGGGATGTTGCCCGGTACTTTACTGCGTTGCTTGAAAAGCCTGCCGATAAGATAGCCGGCAGGGCCTTCAACGCCTGCGGTCTCAATCTATCCCTGATGGAGGTTGCCGTGTGTATTCGCCAGGTCCTGGGGGGCAATATCCAGATCAATCAACTTCCTGCACGCGAAGGAGAGCACACATTTCAATTAAACCAGGACCTTCTTGCCGGCACAACCGGCCTGGTGCCGCAGGGCACCATAGCTGAGGCTGTGTTAGAAATCCAACGTGCACAGGTTGCCGATGCTGCAGACCTCGTTTCTGCATTTGACAGCTGACAGGTCCGCCTGAGGCCTGCGTACCGTACAGCAAATCACATAACATCTCAATGAAGTGGAAAAAATACGGGCACATCTTCGTGCCGGATGGGTCTCGAGACTGGGCGATGAGTCATGCACAGGTGCCCATCGTCAAACAACTCGATGAAGCAACACTGCGCATTTATTATGGCACACGCGATGTGCAAAACCGGACGCGCATTTCCTTTTTTGACACCCGCG
Encoded here:
- a CDS encoding DegT/DnrJ/EryC1/StrS family aminotransferase → MIETLEQEPIYVTRPSMPPLDDFVVHLERIWENRWLTNNGEFHKRLEAELAEFLGVKYVSLFSNGTLALLVALQAMRVSGEVITTPYTFVATTHALHWNEITPVFCDIDPKTYNLDPACIESLITPQTSAILPVHVYGYPCDVKEISRIADIYGLKVIYDACHAFNVRVDNESVLNFGDLSVLSFHATKIFTTLEGGAIITNDAKLKTRIDYLKNFGIANETTVMAPGINGKMNEVQAAFGLLQLQYVEENIQKRKEITDRYRTQLAGVSGLTFLEDIPDVQHNYSYFPIFIDEEKFGFSRDNVFDVFREKNIICRRYFYPLISHFSMYRNLPSAKHLPAAEIAAAQIICLPLYPDLELSVVDQICDVIQHFESLRDELALVA
- a CDS encoding GNAT family protein produces the protein MNIQGKKVLLRAIEESDLESLHRWANDPAIWPLLAGWHFPTSMQDQRKWYASLSVQSLHQRFAIQAPDVGLIGTANLVDINWKDRNAFHGMLLGDVDIRGKGYGKDTIMTVMRYAFEELGLERLDGSMIEYNEASLAVYIRKCGWKEEGRQRNYYFRKNRYWDKVIVGVTRADYFALVEENGYWEDAG
- a CDS encoding SDR family oxidoreductase, whose amino-acid sequence is MGIGGGIHPVAADIRDVDAMARCLQDADAVIYLAGVSDGRAGKANPALTLDVNVRGFERFVDVVKDSPCRRFLFASTFGVYGYSYTTQLVESMPPDPQEPYSLSKWKAEQILAEIKTDQLTITSLRLAMVFGYSPRMRNAFIVNHMIDQALSTGQIDVMGGRQVRPQLYIRDVARYFTALLEKPADKIAGRAFNACGLNLSLMEVAVCIRQVLGGNIQINQLPAREGEHTFQLNQDLLAGTTGLVPQGTIAEAVLEIQRAQVADAADLVSAFDS